TTTATATCATATTTGTCCATATGGGAAAACTGATGAGAACAGTCATATCTAATAACTGGTTCCCATTCATTTTTGACTTTAATTTCCAGTTGGACAGTAAAATAAGCAATTCTACCTTCTTTGGTTTCATGATAATGTCTTTTTCGCACCCCGTCATCAAGGATAACAACAAAGTCAACTATTCTTGACATTTATCTTTCCTGTCTTGTCAGGTTTTTCCCAACCTGTTTGTAGTTTTGTATACATTATCTTGAGTAGGGGTCGTCCTTCTTTATCCTGAATGCCGGCTCTTTCTTCTCACCCGGTTTACCCTGAGCTTGCTCCTGCTGCTGTTCATCCTGGATGGAATCCATCTTTATGCGGAGCCTCAGGTCATTTGCACTGTCGGCATAGGCGATCGCATTTTCATAAGATATCTTTCCATCTTTATAGAGGTTGAAGATCGACTGATCAAATGTCTGCATGCCTTCCTGGTTGCCACCTGCCATTGCATCTTTCAATGTCCCTATATCTTCCTTAAGGATCAGGTCTTTTACCCGCGATGTATCGAGCAATACTTCCATTGCTGCTGCCCGTTTGCCGTCTATGGTTGGAATAAGCCGCTGTGATACTATGGCTCTGATGTTAAGTGAAAGCAGGAGATAAACCTGTGGATGTCTCTCTATTGGGAAGAAATTGATTACCCTTTCAATTGCCTGATTCGCATTGTTTGCGTGGAGCGTTCCAAGACAGAGATGCCCTGTTTCCGCAAATGTTATGGCTGCTTCCATTGTCTCAACGTCCCTTATTTCACCAATAAGTATTACGTCTGGTGCCTGCCTTAGAGTGTTTCTGAGCGCATCTCCGAAAGAATGCGTATCAAAGCCGACTTCCCTCTGAGTGATAACAGATTTCTTGTGCGGATGGACAAACTCTATCGGGTCCTCTATAGATATTATATGTCCCGGCGAATTGGCATTACGGTGTTCAATCATTGCGGCAAGGGTCGTGGATTTACCTGAACCGGTTGCGCCAACCACCAATACGAGGCCGCGTTTAGTCATGATAATGTCTTTAAGTATGGAGGGGAGTTTGAGGTCGTCTATTGTTTTAATCTCAAGTTTGATCTGCCTTATGACCATTCCTACGTTGCCGCGCTGGTAAAAGATATTTACCCTGAATCTTCCAAGCTCCGGGTAAAAAAGGGCGAGATTCATTTCTTTTGAAACTTCAAACTCCGCTATCTGCCTGTCGCTCATTGCTTCATATGCAAGAGCCTTAGTATCATCAAATGTTAACTCTTTGTCTCCCCATCGCTCAGTGATGCCCTCAGTCCTGTACATTGGAGGAAGTTCAGCAGTTATGTAGATATCAGAGGAATCCCG
The sequence above is drawn from the Candidatus Schekmanbacteria bacterium genome and encodes:
- a CDS encoding PilT/PilU family type 4a pilus ATPase yields the protein MKIQELLEEMIRRDSSDIYITAELPPMYRTEGITERWGDKELTFDDTKALAYEAMSDRQIAEFEVSKEMNLALFYPELGRFRVNIFYQRGNVGMVIRQIKLEIKTIDDLKLPSILKDIIMTKRGLVLVVGATGSGKSTTLAAMIEHRNANSPGHIISIEDPIEFVHPHKKSVITQREVGFDTHSFGDALRNTLRQAPDVILIGEIRDVETMEAAITFAETGHLCLGTLHANNANQAIERVINFFPIERHPQVYLLLSLNIRAIVSQRLIPTIDGKRAAAMEVLLDTSRVKDLILKEDIGTLKDAMAGGNQEGMQTFDQSIFNLYKDGKISYENAIAYADSANDLRLRIKMDSIQDEQQQEQAQGKPGEKKEPAFRIKKDDPYSR